The Epinephelus moara isolate mb unplaced genomic scaffold, YSFRI_EMoa_1.0 scaffold2827, whole genome shotgun sequence genome segment GACTGATGGAGGCTTATCCTCTCTTCCATCCccctttccctctgtttcctccGCTTTCTTGTTAATGTGCTCCTCTTGTTTGTCTGCTTTACTTTCTGTCGTTGTAGTTACGTCCCTCTGATCTTTGTCTTTCTTATTCTCATGTTCAGCCGTCTGTTCTGGTCTGTTGGCATCTAAAACTTGCTGGTTGTCTCCTCCTTCCTGTGTTTTGagctctgtcctctctgactgaaGCTTCCTCTCattctccatcttctcttccTTCAGTTTCTCCTCTTGTTTCTCTGCTTTCCTTTCTGTCGTTCTCTGAATGTTACTCTGGTTTCCCTCCTGACCTTTGTCTTTTTGATCCTCATGTTCTGCTTCTCTCATCTCCTGTTTTCTGTCTTGTAATAGATGTTGGCTGACATTTCTTTTCTGTGGTTTGAGCTCTATGTcgtccttctctgtctcttttcttttctgcgTCTCTGATTGAAGCTTCGTCTCGTCCTCCACTGTCGTTCTCTCTGCCTCTGGTTGTGATGGATCTCTCTGGTTCTTCTTCCGTCCTATCGATCCAGAACCTCCCTTTTTCACTTGCTCCTTCTCTTTcatatttcttttctcttttttgtcctCATCAGTCATTGGCTCTTGGTGTATCTCTTCTTCGGTCTGTACATCCTGATCAGTGTGGACATTTTGCAGTTGTTCTTTTGGTCCTTCTGCCTCCACCAGGACTGTTGACAGTTGCCCTTCAACTGGTTTCATCTTCTGCTCTACTCCACCCTCGCCCCGATCACGTAATACTTGTCTACCTGTCATGTCCTGCTCTTGGTGATTTTCTCCTTCTGTTGGAATTGAAGGTACTTCTTCATTCTTTATAGATTTCAATTCCCTCCCTTCTCCTGTTCTGTCCATGTCTGGTTTTGTCACAAGCTGGTTCTGGTGTGTTTCTCTTTCAGCTCCAACCTGTGGGTCTTCATGTTCACTGTGAGACTCgatcttctcctctcctctattgtCTACATTATTCTGTCCTTCACTTCCTGCCATAAGAGGTAccctttctccttctccttccacCACGACCTGAAATCCTGTTTTATCACTTCTACATGTGTCCGTCTTTTCTGCCTCGGTCTGCTCAGGTCCGTCTTCATGGCTCCTcctcttgttttctgtgtgaaaaGAGAAGCAGGAAAGACGGGCAATGTTTGTCAAGAAATCAAAAATGAtgcaactgaaaacattaaTTAACGTGTCAAATTAAAATCAGTTCATAAATACTGTTctttaaatatcagtctgtaaTCAAAAGGCTGCAGCAGGACACTGAACATGCAGAGAGAAGTGAAATCATTTTATCACTTACTGAAtttcttttgtctctgtttccaCACGacaaagacagcagcagcaattAACACCAGAGCAGCACAGCCTATAACTGAGCCAATAATAACTTGTTGACTACCAGGAGTAACAGGAGTACTGGGAGTACTGGGAGTANCGTGTGTCTCTCTGGTCTGGTTGATGTTCTTCTGATGGACTCTACAGGTGAAGTTGTTGCCGTGTCTCTTGTCCACAGTCACATTGCTGCTGACAGTGTAGAGGTCATCAGGACCTCTGAGTGTCTCTGTAGGTCCAGCAGAGAGGAGGTTTCCCTCAGCGTCCAGCCACAGCACCTCAGGCTCTGGATACCAGCCTGCAGACTCACACTGTAGAACCACTTCACTCATGGTTTTAGTCATCTGGATTACAGGTGAGGAGACGGCACCTGAAGATGAGAGGCTTTATAAGCTTCTACAAGTGGTGGTGTCACTGAGGGTgtaaactgaaaacactgagtcaGACAAACTCTCTGTGGGTTGTAGTAAGGGTGAAGCTGAAGAGTTGCACATGCAGAGTTTCTGAAATAAATCTAGATAAGGttgtttggctttacagtcttacagaaagcaaacactggcctcccaggtgacagtcaatggttgttggacccatccgccacCCATCCTAGTCAGATTTGCGcccccttaacttttgttgttgtcccactgcctttccccc includes the following:
- the LOC126387210 gene encoding trichohyalin-like, with the translated sequence FGAFTVLLFHPVVFLALIHSCTGQSQLIGPSQPIVALVGDDIILPCHLEPAMNVFDMTVEWARPDLDPRFVVVWRDGVELESKKHPSYRGRTSVFTDELKHGNVSLKLSNVRRSDEDEATYRCFIPEIDRDRALTVQLVVGAVSSPVIQMTKTMSEVVLQCESAGWYPEPEVLWLDAEGNLLSAGPTETLRGPDDLYTVSSNVTVDKRHGNNFTCRVHQKNINQTRETHVLVPDHFFMVPSTPSTPVTPSTPSTPVTPGSQQVIIGSVIGCAALVLIAAAVFVVWKQRQKKFKNKRRSHEDGPEQTEAEKTDTCRSDKTGFQVVVEGEGERVPLMAGSEGQNNVDNRGEEKIESHSEHEDPQVGAERETHQNQLVTKPDMDRTGEGRELKSIKNEEVPSIPTEGENHQEQDMTGRQVLRDRGEGGVEQKMKPVEGQLSTVLVEAEGPKEQLQNVHTDQDVQTEEEIHQEPMTDEDKKEKRNMKEKEQVKKGGSGSIGRKKNQRDPSQPEAERTTVEDETKLQSETQKRKETEKDDIELKPQKRNVSQHLLQDRKQEMREAEHEDQKDKGQEGNQSNIQRTTERKAEKQEEKLKEEKMENERKLQSERTELKTQEGGDNQQVLDANRPEQTAEHENKKDKDQRDVTTTTESKADKQEEHINKKAEETEGKGDGREDKPPSVSGEITETPDLKVHEDTAGGQKQEKELQAEKQQQETSLRKMDETKKQPKQSTKREWIPWKER